The following coding sequences are from one Frigoribacterium sp. Leaf415 window:
- a CDS encoding protein kinase domain-containing protein has product MAAPQQDDALDRVLAERYRLQSVVGRGGMATVYKAVDESLNRTVAIKVFHSAMVDPARQEAELGVLSSLEHHGLVGLFDAGVEQGPNGPQRFLVMPLIAGLNLEDRLRHGALAARHIAEIGYDMAEALDYIHGHSVVHRDIKPSNILLVDYGDHEAARARAKLADFGIALTEDVERLTAEGVTTGTAAYLSPEQAVGGEVGPPSDVYSLGLVLLQCFTRRREFPGSLVESAVARLSRDPVLPEPLPEHWRQALRAMTSRDPAQRPTRAELVAMMRDVVITETTDHRDGVGDLSTGDGSMRGGDTEPFDHSEVLDTLPNEALDRVTAMAARLFSAPIALATVIDEDRTWFTTHYDPAVGDIARHIDLSLGAVHSSEPLVIEDAATDRRVATSPLVTGPLGMRFYVSVPLTRRDGHTIGTLSVIGREPSTASDEQVANLTDLAALVVAQLELRQESLRIAGTTTGSVPHASRVDLDTESWSPSDR; this is encoded by the coding sequence ATGGCCGCGCCACAGCAGGACGACGCGCTCGATCGCGTCCTCGCCGAGCGCTACCGCTTGCAGTCCGTCGTGGGCCGAGGGGGCATGGCTACCGTCTACAAGGCCGTCGACGAGAGCCTCAACCGCACGGTCGCGATCAAGGTCTTCCACAGTGCGATGGTCGATCCGGCCCGACAAGAGGCCGAGCTCGGCGTGCTGTCCAGCCTCGAGCACCACGGCCTCGTCGGTCTCTTCGACGCCGGGGTCGAGCAGGGGCCGAACGGTCCCCAACGCTTCCTCGTGATGCCGCTGATCGCCGGGCTCAACCTCGAAGACCGTCTGCGGCACGGCGCGCTCGCCGCGCGGCACATCGCCGAGATCGGCTACGACATGGCCGAGGCGCTCGACTACATCCACGGCCACTCGGTCGTGCACCGTGACATCAAGCCGTCGAACATCCTGCTCGTCGACTACGGCGACCACGAGGCGGCCCGTGCCCGGGCCAAGCTGGCCGACTTCGGCATCGCCCTCACCGAGGACGTCGAACGACTCACGGCCGAGGGGGTCACCACCGGCACCGCCGCGTACCTCAGCCCCGAGCAGGCGGTGGGTGGCGAGGTCGGCCCCCCGAGCGACGTCTACAGCCTCGGCCTGGTGCTGCTGCAGTGCTTCACGCGCCGGCGCGAGTTCCCCGGGTCTCTCGTCGAGTCGGCGGTCGCGCGACTGTCCCGCGACCCGGTGCTGCCCGAGCCGCTGCCCGAGCACTGGCGTCAGGCCCTGCGCGCCATGACCAGCCGCGACCCCGCGCAGCGGCCGACCCGCGCCGAGCTCGTCGCGATGATGCGCGACGTGGTCATCACCGAGACGACGGACCACCGGGACGGCGTGGGCGACCTGTCGACCGGCGACGGCTCGATGCGCGGGGGCGACACCGAGCCGTTCGACCACAGCGAGGTCCTCGACACCCTGCCCAACGAGGCGCTCGACCGCGTCACGGCCATGGCGGCCCGCCTGTTCTCGGCGCCCATCGCCCTGGCGACCGTGATCGACGAGGACCGCACGTGGTTCACGACCCACTACGACCCGGCCGTGGGCGACATCGCCCGGCACATCGACCTCTCGCTCGGCGCCGTGCACTCCTCCGAGCCCCTCGTCATCGAGGACGCCGCGACCGACCGACGCGTGGCGACCAGCCCGCTGGTCACCGGGCCGCTCGGCATGCGGTTCTACGTCAGCGTGCCCCTCACCCGACGCGACGGCCACACGATCGGCACGCTCTCGGTGATCGGGCGTGAGCCGAGCACGGCCAGCGACGAGCAGGTCGCCAACCTCACCGACCTCGCGGCGCTCGTGGTCGCCCAGCTCGAGCTGCGACAAGAGAGCCTGCGGATCGCCGGCACGACCACCGGCAGCGTGCCGCACGCCTCGCGCGTCGACCTCGACACCGAGTCGTGGAGCCCGTCCGACCGCTGA
- a CDS encoding NADPH-dependent F420 reductase, whose translation MPWENGIVGKASSGPPVELPMTTYGIIGAGNIGSQVARAVIAHGHDVVISNSRGPETLADLVADLGPKARAATATEAGAAGDVVVVTVPLKNVDQVPVEPLAGKTVIDTNNYYFERDGHIAALDAGTDTVSEMLQRHLPTSKVVKGFNHIMAKDITTDVAPAGTPDRRALATSSDSPEAVALMTDLYDELGFDTVDVSPLSESWRVERDRPAYVVRQTKDELVANLAKANRVPQAS comes from the coding sequence ATGCCCTGGGAGAACGGCATCGTCGGGAAGGCATCGAGCGGGCCGCCGGTTGAGTTGCCCATGACAACTTACGGAATCATCGGAGCAGGCAACATCGGCAGCCAGGTCGCCCGGGCGGTCATCGCCCACGGGCACGACGTCGTGATCAGCAACTCGCGCGGGCCCGAGACCCTCGCCGACCTCGTGGCCGACCTCGGCCCGAAGGCCCGGGCCGCCACCGCGACCGAGGCCGGTGCGGCAGGCGACGTGGTCGTCGTCACCGTCCCCCTCAAGAACGTCGACCAGGTGCCGGTCGAGCCGCTCGCGGGCAAGACCGTGATCGACACGAACAACTACTACTTCGAGCGCGACGGCCACATCGCCGCCCTCGACGCCGGCACCGACACGGTGTCCGAGATGCTGCAGCGCCACCTTCCGACCAGCAAGGTCGTCAAGGGCTTCAACCACATCATGGCCAAGGACATCACCACCGACGTCGCCCCGGCCGGGACCCCCGACCGCCGCGCCCTGGCCACGTCGAGCGACTCGCCCGAGGCCGTCGCCCTGATGACCGACCTCTACGACGAGCTCGGCTTCGACACCGTCGACGTCAGCCCGCTGTCCGAGAGCTGGCGCGTCGAGCGTGACCGTCCGGCCTACGTCGTGCGCCAGACGAAGGACGAGCTCGTCGCCAACCTCGCGAAGGCGAACCGGGTGCCACAGGCCTCCTGA
- a CDS encoding DUF4307 domain-containing protein — protein sequence MQTLDPARVSPASRLDDRYGRRPGRARRSRLIALVAGGVVAVVVAAWVVLVAFDGDSAELEVSHYGFTVAGDDAVEVQYTINVAGGTDVACAVQALNENRAVVGWKVVDLPAVDTFTQTYTTSLVTSERAVTGSAYRCWVP from the coding sequence ATGCAGACCCTCGACCCGGCGCGCGTCAGCCCGGCCTCACGGCTCGACGACCGCTACGGCCGACGCCCCGGCCGAGCCCGGCGCTCGCGGCTGATCGCCCTCGTCGCGGGCGGCGTCGTGGCCGTCGTGGTGGCGGCCTGGGTCGTGCTCGTCGCCTTCGACGGCGACTCGGCCGAACTCGAGGTGAGCCACTACGGCTTCACCGTCGCCGGCGACGACGCGGTCGAGGTGCAGTACACGATCAACGTCGCGGGCGGCACCGACGTCGCCTGCGCGGTGCAGGCGCTGAACGAGAACCGCGCGGTGGTCGGGTGGAAGGTCGTCGACCTGCCCGCCGTCGACACGTTCACCCAGACCTACACGACCTCGCTCGTGACCAGCGAGCGTGCCGTGACCGGCTCCGCTTACCGCTGCTGGGTGCCCTGA